The Fervidobacterium gondwanense DSM 13020 genome window below encodes:
- a CDS encoding histidine triad nucleotide-binding protein, which translates to MSDCVFCKIIAGQIPSEKVYEDEEFIVIKDIRPVAPTHLLAIYKKHIPTINDLELEDSQKMWRLFEVIKTVAKQQNIESYRIVQNNGKDSGQEVPHIHFHIIAGRRLGALG; encoded by the coding sequence ATGAGCGACTGCGTATTCTGCAAAATAATAGCCGGGCAGATACCATCGGAAAAAGTATACGAAGACGAGGAATTCATAGTCATCAAAGACATCCGTCCCGTAGCACCAACTCACTTGCTCGCGATATACAAAAAACACATTCCAACAATAAACGACTTAGAACTCGAAGACAGCCAAAAAATGTGGAGATTATTTGAAGTAATAAAGACCGTGGCAAAACAACAAAACATAGAAAGCTACAGGATAGTCCAAAACAACGGAAAAGACTCCGGACAAGAAGTCCCGCACATACACTTCCACATCATAGCCGGTCGAAGACTCGGTGCGCTTGGATAA